The following are encoded in a window of Streptomyces griseiscabiei genomic DNA:
- a CDS encoding 1-aminocyclopropane-1-carboxylate deaminase/D-cysteine desulfhydrase yields the protein MTGQPSAPDPTTALRPRLPSPLQEIVDERFARQGVRLLLKRDDLIHPGIVGNKWRKLAPNLRAAAGRPLLTFGGAYSNHLRATAAAGRLLGLPTIGVVRGQELADRPLNPSLARCAADGMRLRFIDRSTYRHKSDPATLAAVLRAADAGDAYVVPEGGSNSLAVRGCQELGVELRGRADVVALACGTGGTLAGLAAGLAPDQYALGIPVLKGGFLEEEIRALQNRAFGGPRGDWRLDDRFHFGGYARTAPELDVFADDFETRHDLPVERLYVAKSLYGLTTLAAEGAFPRGTTVAAVITGRPFPERTPGNRPVPS from the coding sequence GTGACCGGCCAGCCCTCCGCCCCCGACCCCACGACCGCCCTGCGGCCGAGGCTTCCGTCCCCGCTCCAGGAGATCGTGGACGAGCGCTTCGCCCGCCAGGGTGTCCGGCTGCTCCTCAAGCGGGACGATCTGATCCACCCGGGGATCGTCGGCAACAAGTGGCGCAAGCTGGCCCCGAATCTGCGTGCGGCGGCCGGCCGGCCCCTGCTCACCTTCGGCGGTGCCTACTCGAACCATCTGCGCGCGACCGCCGCCGCGGGCCGTCTCCTGGGGCTGCCCACCATCGGTGTGGTGCGCGGTCAGGAGCTGGCCGACCGTCCCCTCAACCCCTCCCTGGCCCGCTGCGCGGCGGACGGCATGCGGCTGCGCTTCATCGACAGATCGACGTATCGCCACAAGTCCGACCCGGCCACGCTGGCCGCCGTCCTCCGCGCCGCCGACGCCGGTGACGCATACGTCGTCCCCGAGGGCGGCAGCAACTCCCTCGCCGTGCGCGGCTGTCAGGAACTCGGCGTGGAGTTGCGCGGGCGGGCCGATGTCGTGGCCCTCGCCTGCGGCACCGGCGGCACCCTCGCCGGTCTGGCCGCCGGCCTCGCCCCCGACCAGTACGCCCTCGGGATTCCGGTTCTCAAGGGCGGCTTCCTCGAAGAGGAGATACGCGCGCTCCAGAACAGGGCGTTCGGCGGACCGCGCGGCGACTGGCGGCTCGACGACCGCTTCCACTTCGGCGGCTACGCCCGTACCGCTCCCGAACTGGACGTCTTCGCCGACGACTTCGAGACCCGCCACGACCTGCCCGTGGAACGTCTCTATGTCGCCAAGTCGCTCTACGGACTCACCACCCTGGCAGCGGAGGGCGCCTTCCCACGCGGGACGACGGTCGCCGCCGTGATCACGGGCCGCCCGTTCCCGGAGCGGACACCCGGGAACCGACCGGTACCGTCCTAG
- a CDS encoding RNA polymerase sigma factor, with protein MSEVEGLLRECAPQVLGALVRRYGHFSAAEDAVQEALLAAAGQWPSRGVPDNPRGWLVKVASRRLTDTLRSEEARRLREERAAALTPRDAFVTPEPGVDRAPNEDDALTLLFLCCHPALSVPAQIALTLRAVGGLTTAEIARACLVPEPTMAQRISRAKQKVRGVRFGRPDNWEERLPAVLQVLYLVFNEGYTATSGPRLRRADLAAEAIRLTRTVRRLLPEDREVAGLLALMLLTDARRAARTDARGELVPLDEQDRGLWDRAAVEEGVALVTWALSGATGSAGPYQVRAAIAAVHDEADSYDVTDWREILGLYDVLVELVPGPVERLSRVVALAMVRGPRAGLAALAALGEDAVPIGHRVEAVRGHLLERAGEVGAARVAYESAAWRTLSLPERRYLLARAARLTGEAEGERGDG; from the coding sequence ATGAGCGAGGTCGAGGGCCTGTTGCGGGAGTGCGCGCCGCAGGTCCTCGGCGCGCTGGTGCGGCGGTACGGGCACTTCTCCGCCGCCGAGGACGCAGTGCAGGAGGCACTGCTCGCGGCGGCCGGGCAGTGGCCGTCGCGCGGGGTGCCGGACAATCCGCGCGGGTGGCTGGTCAAGGTGGCCTCGCGGCGGCTGACGGACACGTTGCGCAGTGAGGAGGCGCGGCGGCTGCGGGAGGAGAGGGCGGCGGCGCTGACACCGCGGGACGCGTTCGTGACGCCGGAGCCGGGGGTGGACCGGGCGCCGAACGAGGACGACGCCCTGACCCTGCTCTTCCTGTGCTGCCACCCCGCGCTGTCGGTGCCCGCGCAGATCGCGCTGACGCTGCGGGCGGTCGGTGGGCTGACCACGGCCGAGATCGCGCGGGCGTGTCTGGTGCCCGAGCCGACGATGGCCCAGCGGATCAGCCGGGCCAAGCAGAAGGTGCGCGGGGTGCGGTTCGGGCGGCCCGACAACTGGGAGGAACGCCTGCCCGCCGTGCTGCAGGTCCTGTATCTCGTGTTCAACGAGGGATACACGGCCACGTCAGGACCGCGTCTGCGGCGGGCCGATCTGGCGGCCGAGGCGATCCGGTTGACGCGGACCGTGCGGCGGCTGCTGCCCGAGGACCGTGAGGTGGCCGGGCTGCTGGCGCTGATGCTCCTCACCGACGCGCGGCGGGCCGCTCGCACGGACGCGCGGGGTGAGCTGGTGCCGCTCGACGAACAGGACCGGGGGCTGTGGGACAGGGCGGCCGTGGAGGAGGGGGTCGCGCTGGTGACCTGGGCGCTGTCGGGGGCGACGGGGAGTGCGGGGCCGTATCAGGTGCGGGCGGCGATCGCCGCGGTGCACGACGAGGCGGACTCGTACGACGTCACGGACTGGCGGGAGATTCTCGGGCTTTACGACGTGCTGGTGGAACTGGTTCCGGGGCCGGTCGAGCGGCTCAGCCGGGTGGTCGCGCTGGCCATGGTGCGGGGGCCGCGGGCCGGGCTCGCCGCGTTGGCGGCGCTCGGGGAGGACGCGGTCCCGATCGGGCATCGGGTGGAGGCGGTCCGGGGGCATCTGCTGGAGCGGGCGGGGGAGGTGGGGGCCGCGCGGGTCGCGTACGAGTCGGCGGCCTGGCGGACGCTGAGTCTTCCGGAGCGGAGGTATCTGCTGGCGCGGGCGGCTCGGCTCACGGGGGAGGCGGAGGGGGAGCGGGGGGACGGGTAG
- a CDS encoding dihydrofolate reductase family protein — protein sequence MRKLTYLIACSIDGFIGDQDGDASYMYPYVVGDFAEYLSAEHPDTTPAHVRRLVGTDGLPNKEYDTIIQGRASYDVALKEGITSPYSHLREYVASRTLKESPDPNVEIISEDLVGRVRALKAEDGGLGIYLCGGSVVAGELIDEIDELVIKTYPVVQGSGMPMFGAGFTLHEFTLDEVRGFDNGVVVRRYSRKR from the coding sequence TTGCGCAAGCTCACGTACCTCATCGCCTGTTCGATCGACGGCTTCATCGGGGACCAGGACGGTGACGCGTCGTACATGTACCCGTACGTGGTCGGGGACTTCGCCGAGTACCTCAGCGCGGAGCACCCGGACACCACCCCGGCCCATGTCCGGCGCCTCGTCGGCACCGACGGTCTGCCGAACAAGGAGTACGACACGATCATCCAGGGCCGCGCCAGCTACGACGTGGCACTGAAGGAGGGCATCACCAGCCCGTACTCCCATCTGCGCGAGTACGTCGCCTCGCGCACGCTGAAGGAGTCGCCCGACCCGAACGTCGAGATCATCTCGGAGGACCTGGTCGGCAGGGTCCGCGCGCTCAAGGCGGAGGACGGCGGCCTCGGCATCTACCTGTGCGGTGGCTCCGTCGTCGCGGGCGAGCTGATCGACGAGATCGACGAGCTGGTCATCAAGACGTACCCGGTCGTGCAGGGCTCCGGCATGCCGATGTTCGGCGCCGGTTTCACCCTCCACGAGTTCACGCTCGACGAGGTGCGCGGCTTCGACAACGGGGTGGTGGTGCGGCGGTACAGCAGGAAGCGCTGA
- a CDS encoding YciI family protein gives MKYLVMVLGTQSDYEGMRGKASEHSPAWTPEQLQAMYAHMGAINDDLAETGEIIDGQGLAEPARTRLVTADADGKPVITDGPYPETKELLAGYWLLDCASLDRVTEIAARVARCPGPEGLTEYPVVIRPVLDGAGDI, from the coding sequence ATGAAGTACCTGGTGATGGTCCTGGGCACCCAGTCGGACTACGAGGGCATGCGTGGCAAGGCCTCCGAGCACTCCCCGGCCTGGACGCCGGAGCAGCTGCAGGCCATGTACGCCCATATGGGAGCGATCAACGACGACCTCGCGGAGACCGGGGAGATCATCGACGGCCAGGGGCTGGCGGAGCCGGCCCGGACCCGGCTCGTCACGGCCGACGCCGACGGCAAGCCGGTGATCACGGACGGGCCGTACCCGGAGACCAAGGAGCTGCTGGCGGGCTACTGGCTCCTGGACTGCGCGAGCCTGGACCGGGTCACGGAGATCGCGGCCCGTGTCGCGCGGTGCCCCGGCCCCGAGGGGCTCACGGAGTACCCGGTGGTGATCCGGCCGGTGCTGGACGGCGCGGGGGACATCTGA
- a CDS encoding family 2B encapsulin nanocompartment shell protein — protein MSVGEEVRSQQDRPQQSLGTAAARNLATTTKSTPQMQEISSRWLLRTLPWVNVQGGTYRVNRRLTYAVGDGRVTFVKTGDRVAVIPAELGELPALRTYEDIDVLGELAQRCEQREFAPGAVLAEFGSQADEVFLLAHGKVEKIGTGPYGDDAVLGVLADGAYFGEQALLDSEAIWEYTARAVTACTVLVLPRQAVEQLAERAETLREHLQEQRAIPSQRTNKYGEKEIDLAAGHSGEPDIPHTFVDYEAAPREYELSVAQTVLRIHTRVADLYNQPMNQTEQQIRLTVEALKERQEHELVNNREFGLLHNCEYDQRLQPHDGVPSPDDLDELLSRRRGTKMLLAHPRAISAFGRELNKRGLVPETIDIAGNRIPTWRGVPIYPCNKIPVTEARTTSIIALRTGEEDQGVIGLRAASIPDEIEPSLSVRFMGINEQAIIKYLVTAYYSAAVLVPDALGVLENVEIGRWR, from the coding sequence ATGTCGGTAGGCGAAGAGGTTCGCTCTCAGCAGGACAGGCCGCAGCAGAGTCTCGGTACGGCCGCTGCCCGGAACCTGGCCACCACCACGAAGTCCACGCCCCAGATGCAGGAGATCAGCTCGCGCTGGCTGCTGCGCACCCTGCCCTGGGTGAATGTGCAGGGCGGCACGTACCGGGTCAACAGGCGGCTCACCTACGCGGTCGGCGACGGCCGCGTCACCTTTGTGAAGACGGGCGACCGGGTCGCCGTCATCCCCGCGGAGCTGGGCGAACTGCCGGCCCTGCGGACTTACGAGGACATCGACGTGCTGGGCGAGCTGGCGCAGCGGTGCGAGCAGCGGGAGTTCGCGCCCGGTGCCGTGCTGGCCGAATTCGGCAGCCAGGCGGACGAGGTGTTCCTGCTCGCCCACGGCAAGGTCGAGAAGATCGGCACCGGCCCCTACGGCGACGACGCGGTCCTCGGCGTGCTGGCCGACGGGGCCTATTTCGGCGAGCAGGCGCTCCTCGATTCCGAGGCCATCTGGGAGTACACGGCCCGCGCGGTCACCGCGTGCACGGTGCTCGTCCTGCCGCGCCAGGCCGTCGAACAGCTCGCGGAGCGCGCCGAGACCCTGAGGGAGCACCTCCAGGAGCAGCGCGCGATCCCGTCGCAGCGCACCAACAAGTACGGCGAGAAGGAGATCGACCTCGCCGCCGGCCACAGCGGCGAGCCGGACATCCCGCACACCTTCGTCGACTACGAGGCCGCGCCGCGCGAGTACGAACTCAGCGTGGCCCAGACCGTCCTGCGCATCCACACGCGCGTGGCCGACCTCTACAACCAGCCGATGAACCAGACCGAGCAGCAGATCAGGCTCACGGTCGAGGCGTTGAAGGAGCGCCAGGAGCACGAGCTGGTCAACAACCGGGAGTTCGGCCTCCTCCACAACTGCGAGTACGACCAGCGGCTCCAGCCGCACGACGGTGTGCCCAGCCCGGACGACCTGGACGAACTGCTCTCCCGTCGCCGGGGCACCAAGATGCTCCTCGCCCACCCGCGCGCGATCTCCGCGTTCGGCCGCGAGCTGAACAAGCGCGGGCTGGTCCCCGAGACCATCGACATCGCCGGGAACCGCATCCCCACCTGGCGCGGTGTGCCGATCTACCCGTGCAACAAGATCCCGGTGACCGAGGCCAGGACGACGTCGATCATCGCCCTGCGTACCGGCGAGGAGGACCAGGGCGTCATCGGTCTGCGGGCCGCGAGCATCCCGGACGAGATCGAGCCCAGCCTGTCCGTCCGTTTCATGGGCATCAACGAACAGGCGATCATCAAGTACCTCGTGACGGCCTACTACTCGGCCGCGGTCCTGGTCCCCGACGCGCTCGGCGTTCTGGAGAACGTCGAGATCGGCCGCTGGCGGTGA
- a CDS encoding family 2 encapsulin nanocompartment cargo protein polyprenyl transferase — protein MHPGGAGPSEDGDEGGHRSGAPDADTEGSGGPAGSLPPAADRGPARRAGGASPLDGQEAAGILEQARVSVDPEMRRAVESLPGSLRRVARYHFGWEDADGAPAAGNAGKAIRPALVLAAVGALGGREAVAVRAAAAVELVHNFTLLHDDVMDRDTTRRHRATAWTVFGVPDAILAGDALQALAQRLLAEDPHPASAAASARLASCVVELCAGQQTDTEMEGRGPEEVTLDEVLAMAEAKTGALLGCACAVGALYAGAGAEDVEALDAFGREAGLAFQLIDDVIGIWGDPGRTGKPAGADLMVRKKSLPVVAALASGTPEAAELAELYGMPYAEGDLERTALAVERAGGRDWAQVQAADRMARAVHELSRAVPDPESAGGLLALAEFVTRRSS, from the coding sequence GTGCACCCCGGCGGTGCGGGCCCGTCGGAGGACGGGGACGAGGGCGGGCATCGGTCCGGAGCTCCCGATGCGGATACGGAGGGATCGGGTGGGCCGGCGGGGTCGTTACCCCCTGCCGCCGACCGGGGGCCGGCCCGTCGGGCGGGTGGGGCGAGCCCCTTGGACGGGCAGGAGGCGGCGGGGATCCTGGAGCAGGCCCGGGTGTCCGTCGACCCCGAGATGCGGCGTGCCGTCGAGTCGTTGCCCGGTTCGTTGCGCCGGGTCGCGCGCTACCACTTCGGCTGGGAGGACGCGGACGGCGCCCCGGCCGCGGGCAACGCGGGCAAGGCGATACGCCCGGCGCTGGTCCTGGCCGCCGTCGGCGCGCTCGGGGGGCGCGAGGCCGTCGCCGTACGGGCCGCGGCCGCGGTGGAGTTGGTGCACAACTTCACGTTGCTGCACGACGACGTGATGGACCGGGACACCACCCGCAGACACCGGGCCACCGCGTGGACCGTGTTCGGTGTCCCCGACGCGATCCTCGCCGGGGACGCGTTGCAGGCCCTCGCCCAGCGGCTGCTCGCCGAGGACCCGCATCCGGCGTCGGCCGCGGCCTCGGCACGGCTCGCGTCCTGTGTCGTCGAGCTGTGCGCGGGCCAGCAGACGGACACCGAGATGGAGGGCCGCGGTCCCGAGGAGGTCACCCTCGACGAGGTGCTCGCCATGGCCGAGGCGAAGACGGGCGCGCTGCTCGGCTGCGCCTGTGCGGTGGGGGCGTTGTACGCGGGCGCCGGCGCGGAGGACGTCGAGGCCCTCGACGCGTTCGGGCGGGAGGCGGGGCTCGCCTTCCAGCTCATCGACGACGTGATCGGCATCTGGGGAGACCCGGGCCGCACCGGCAAGCCGGCCGGAGCGGATCTCATGGTCCGCAAGAAGTCCCTCCCGGTGGTCGCCGCCCTCGCCTCCGGCACTCCGGAGGCCGCGGAACTCGCCGAGCTGTACGGCATGCCCTACGCCGAGGGAGATCTGGAGCGTACGGCGCTGGCCGTGGAGCGGGCCGGTGGCCGTGACTGGGCTCAGGTCCAGGCGGCCGACCGTATGGCCCGGGCCGTACACGAACTGTCGCGTGCCGTTCCCGATCCGGAGTCGGCCGGGGGACTGTTGGCGCTGGCCGAGTTCGTGACGCGCCGCAGCAGTTGA
- a CDS encoding N-acetylmuramoyl-L-alanine amidase: MAPPMSAGRFLTVLRNEGVRVVEVGDWEHHNRNHVGPWGPVHGVMIHHTVTSGSERTVRICRDGYSGLPGPLCHGVITKDGRVHLVGYGRANHAGLGDDDVLRAVIAEKGLPPDNESNTDGNRHFYGFECENLGDGQDPWPKAQLDAIERVSAAVCRHHGWNQRSVIGHLEWQPGKVDPRGFTMSSMRNRVRDRLK; encoded by the coding sequence ATGGCCCCACCCATGTCCGCGGGCAGGTTTCTCACCGTCCTCAGGAACGAGGGCGTCCGGGTCGTCGAGGTCGGCGACTGGGAGCATCACAACCGCAATCACGTGGGCCCGTGGGGGCCCGTGCACGGGGTGATGATCCACCACACCGTCACCTCCGGCAGCGAACGCACCGTACGCATCTGCCGTGACGGGTACTCGGGTCTGCCCGGCCCGTTGTGCCACGGTGTCATCACCAAGGACGGCCGGGTCCACCTCGTCGGCTACGGCCGCGCCAACCACGCCGGGCTCGGCGACGACGACGTCCTGCGGGCCGTGATCGCCGAGAAGGGGCTCCCGCCGGACAACGAGTCCAACACCGACGGCAACCGCCACTTCTACGGCTTCGAGTGCGAGAACCTCGGCGACGGCCAGGACCCGTGGCCGAAGGCCCAGCTCGACGCCATCGAACGGGTGTCCGCCGCGGTCTGCCGCCACCACGGCTGGAACCAGCGGTCCGTCATCGGCCATCTCGAATGGCAGCCCGGCAAGGTCGACCCCCGGGGCTTCACCATGTCCTCGATGCGAAACCGCGTACGGGACCGCCTGAAATAG